The following proteins are encoded in a genomic region of Sulfurovum indicum:
- a CDS encoding glycine zipper domain-containing protein, with protein sequence MKYSLQTIIPLLLTSALFINGCTGNEVLPNNATQTGAVTGAVAGSVIGYNTKGDHPGQRAAIGAVVGAATGALIGHEIDKSNQPPVDSGGWHE encoded by the coding sequence ATGAAATACTCTTTGCAGACTATTATACCCTTATTGCTTACATCGGCTCTTTTTATCAACGGATGTACAGGTAACGAGGTACTACCCAACAATGCTACCCAAACAGGTGCTGTCACAGGAGCTGTTGCAGGATCAGTCATCGGGTACAATACCAAAGGAGATCATCCCGGACAACGTGCTGCCATCGGTGCAGTCGTAGGTGCCGCAACCGGTGCTCTTATCGGTCATGAAATCGACAAGAGCAATCAGCCACCTGTAGATAGCGGCGGCTGGCATGAATAA
- a CDS encoding OmpA family protein, whose amino-acid sequence MTLSRSLLLSIAALLTLSGCYREPGLVEDTSYDRTKTGVATGALAGAIIGYNTKGHDKGQRALIGGLLGAAVGGAIGYSMDEQANAIARALGTGVNNDPLARLDPNHEIIVSKYPTHVRIMFRDKMMFATDSARLQPRARRKVQKIAQVLANYPQTVVGVAGFTDDRGSYEYNLGLSERRARSVANLLAVNGRPLVKGCSYNKPIVPNTNARNRALNRRVEVYLYADRNAMTDPCR is encoded by the coding sequence ATGACTTTATCCAGATCACTGCTGCTCTCTATTGCAGCATTATTGACCCTCAGCGGATGCTACAGGGAGCCCGGCCTGGTAGAAGATACCAGTTACGATCGTACGAAAACCGGTGTAGCAACCGGTGCCCTTGCGGGTGCCATCATCGGATACAATACAAAGGGACACGATAAAGGACAACGTGCTCTCATTGGCGGACTGCTTGGTGCTGCTGTAGGCGGAGCCATAGGCTACAGTATGGATGAACAGGCAAACGCAATTGCCAGGGCCCTTGGAACCGGAGTAAACAACGATCCTCTTGCCCGTCTCGATCCCAACCATGAGATCATTGTCTCCAAATACCCTACCCACGTCAGGATCATGTTCCGAGACAAGATGATGTTCGCAACCGATTCTGCCAGACTGCAGCCTCGCGCACGACGTAAAGTGCAAAAGATTGCCCAGGTACTTGCAAACTATCCGCAAACCGTAGTAGGCGTTGCAGGCTTTACAGATGACAGGGGAAGTTACGAATATAACCTTGGCCTTTCAGAAAGACGTGCAAGAAGTGTTGCCAATCTGTTGGCTGTCAATGGACGTCCACTGGTTAAAGGATGTTCCTACAACAAACCTATTGTACCCAACACCAATGCACGAAACAGAGCACTTAACCGACGTGTAGAGGTCTATCTCTATGCAGACAGAAATGCTATGACCGATCCGTGCAGATAA